The window AAGTTATTCACATATGTATCTAAAACATGCACACTTACTAAAAGTGAAGAAAGCCAATAGGCTAATTCTGAAAGATAAATCTTGAGCCACATATATAAACCAGTAACAGAAAATTGTATGTGGATAAGAAGATATACATTTTAACTATAAAGGGAATACCAGGATCTGGATATCCTAACATTCATACAAATAGGACAACTTCAGTATAAAGAAAGTGTAGCACAGATAAAAGAAGATGTAATCCCttccaaaataaacaaataatttcaGTTGGAAATAAAACTAAAGGAAGATTAGATATAAGGAACAAATAAAGCAAgacatgaaaattttaaaaatcaaaaattggaAGAGCAAAGTGTGAGATAAATCAGAATGGACAAGTATTCTTAAACAGACTAAGACCCAAAAAGCGTTgtctagtaaaataaaaaactagtaagttTGCCCCATAAGTCAGTACCTTCATTACAAAATTAGCTTTAATGTAAAAAACTAATAATTACAATCTAAGgagatatattatttaaaaatgtatattgaATATTTCATAAAAAGGGATGAATGTTGTTGAGTCTGCTAAGAGTAAGGTTTGTTACATGAGTCACGTGATAACAATTCACACAAGTCAAATTGGAATAGGAATAATTCTAATTGTAGTAGGCATAAAAAAAATGATTGGTCTTTACCTTCCTTCTTGAATAAGAAAGCATAATTCTTGTTGTTATCATTCCATTCCTGAACCTTTAAAGCCGTTGCTACCATATCGTTTTGATCTCGTTTCTTATATGTATTATACTTCCTGGACAAATTTGAGAGATCTTTACTTGTTAATACGGCAAGTCTTTCTAGTTTTGGTGTTTCCAATTTTCTTGAATCTTCTAAAATTCTGCTAAATGGCAGCCCAGATGTTAACTTTTCTACAATCATTTTTTCTTCTGCTTTTGACAGATGCATGGTTCTTAATTCCTCTTTATGTCCAACATGTGTTTTCCAATAACTGACTGAAACTTGTCCTTGATCTCTCAGTTTGCAAATCAGCCTGGAGGGACACactcctttaattttaattgatccaCCAGATTTCTCCGTCCTAATTTTATAGTTGGGCTTATATCCTAAATATAGATTAGTATAAGTTTCAATTATTTGAAGTAACAAAGTACTGGATCTACCATTCAAGTTACTTCTGTTACAATAATAATATACTATCTTATACTCCTTTTTACGAACTGCTCTCTGTTTAGCATAACTTGTCTCAAATTTCTGCATGTCTTTCCATGTCTCATATTCTTGTAAACTAGAAAATTCAAAAGTTAATTCAATACTCACCTGGTGGTtctcctttaaatgttttcgtaAGTTCTCATGGCTTTTTAAATTAGTTTCTTGTTCACATAAGGGACAAATAATGTGATTAATTTTCTTAATCGACACATCTATGTTATGTATTCTTTTGATATGACGATTTCGTAATtccacatttttaaatattttgctgcAAAGATGGCAGGCTCCTGAGTTAATTTCACAGCTTGTTGAAGTAGATAGAATAGGGCTTGTTGAAGTAGATGGATAGACAGAATCCATAATTGCTTGCTAAAACAAAGTCTTAGGTAATTAAATATGGTGTTCTAACgaacagatttttaaaaataaacgacaaaaatttaaattaaaattttatgtgtGCTTGCTTATTGGCAA is drawn from Diabrotica undecimpunctata isolate CICGRU chromosome 5, icDiaUnde3, whole genome shotgun sequence and contains these coding sequences:
- the LOC140440683 gene encoding uncharacterized protein, with the translated sequence MDSVYPSTSTSPILSTSTSCEINSGACHLCSKIFKNVELRNRHIKRIHNIDVSIKKINHIICPLCEQETNLKSHENLRKHLKENHQVSIELTFEFSSLQEYETWKDMQKFETSYAKQRAVRKKEYKIVYYYCNRSNLNGYKPNYKIRTEKSGGSIKIKGVCPSRLICKLRDQGQVSVSYWKTHVGHKEELRTMHLSKAEEKMIVEKLTSGLPFSRILEDSRKLETPKLERLAVLTSKDLSNLSRKYNTYKKRDQNDMVATALKVQEWNDNNKNYAFLFKKEGKDQSFFLCLLQLELFLFQFDLCELLSRDSCNKPYS